From Chryseobacterium sp. IHB B 17019, one genomic window encodes:
- a CDS encoding ABC transporter ATP-binding protein, translating to MLVIQDLHKSYDTGKSKLHVLKGINLNIAEGEFVSIMGSSGSGKSTLLNIIGILDEKDSGTYELDGVPIEHLSEVKAAEYRSKFLGFIFQSFNLIGYKTALDNVALPLYYQNVPRKERNQRAMEYLEKVGLVQWANHLPNELSGGQKQRVAIARALITNPKVVLADEPTGALDSKTTHDIMKLLQDINNEGKTIIVVTHEPDVAAQTKRNVILKDGIIESDEFIKQLVL from the coding sequence ATGTTAGTAATTCAGGATTTACATAAATCGTACGATACCGGGAAAAGTAAGCTTCACGTTCTCAAGGGTATTAACCTTAATATCGCTGAAGGTGAATTTGTTTCTATCATGGGAAGTTCCGGTTCCGGGAAGTCTACGCTTCTTAATATTATCGGGATTCTTGATGAGAAAGATTCAGGGACTTATGAATTGGATGGTGTTCCGATCGAGCATTTGTCTGAAGTAAAAGCAGCAGAATACAGGAGTAAGTTTTTAGGGTTTATTTTTCAGTCATTCAACTTGATTGGATATAAAACGGCTCTGGATAATGTTGCCCTGCCTTTATATTATCAAAATGTTCCAAGAAAAGAGCGTAATCAGAGAGCTATGGAATATCTGGAGAAAGTAGGACTGGTTCAATGGGCAAACCATTTACCAAACGAGCTTTCCGGAGGTCAGAAACAGAGAGTTGCCATTGCAAGAGCTTTAATTACGAATCCAAAAGTTGTTTTAGCGGATGAACCTACGGGAGCGCTGGATTCAAAAACGACTCACGATATTATGAAACTTCTTCAGGATATTAATAATGAAGGAAAAACAATCATCGTTGTAACCCACGAACCTGATGTAGCCGCACAAACAAAACGAAATGTCATCCTGAAAGACGGAATCATTGAAAGTGATGAGTTTATTAAGCAGCTGGTGTTGTAA
- a CDS encoding ribonucleotide-diphosphate reductase subunit beta: MGIFDKRVSYKPFEYPEVLQFVEAINKSFWVHSEVDFTADVQDFHSQLEPHEKHAVKNALLAIAQIEVSVKTFWGNLYNHMPKPELNGLGATFAECEFRHSEAYSRLLEVLGYNEEFAHVIEIPAVKKRIDFLTNVLKHANSATPKEYVSSLLLFSILIENVSLFSQFAIILSFTRFKGFMKNVSNIIAWTSVDEQIHANAGIYLINKIREEQPDLLTDSDIEDIYTLVDQSVELEGEILDWIFELGELSVFSKEDLLNFMKYRVDDSLKKINMNTRYNVTPEQYRPMVWFEEEVFANSMDDFFAKRPVDYTKHDKSITANDLF, from the coding sequence ATGGGAATTTTTGATAAAAGAGTAAGTTACAAGCCATTTGAATACCCTGAGGTTCTTCAATTTGTAGAAGCGATCAACAAATCGTTTTGGGTGCATTCGGAAGTGGACTTTACTGCAGATGTTCAGGATTTTCATTCGCAGTTGGAACCGCACGAAAAACATGCTGTAAAAAATGCACTTTTAGCAATTGCACAGATCGAGGTGTCTGTAAAGACATTCTGGGGAAACCTATATAATCACATGCCGAAGCCGGAACTGAATGGTTTGGGAGCCACTTTTGCAGAATGCGAATTCCGTCATTCTGAAGCTTATTCCCGTCTATTGGAGGTTTTGGGTTATAATGAAGAATTTGCTCATGTCATCGAAATTCCTGCCGTAAAAAAGAGAATAGATTTCCTGACAAATGTCCTTAAACATGCCAATTCTGCTACGCCGAAAGAATATGTTTCATCTCTTTTGTTATTCAGTATTCTGATTGAAAATGTTTCACTTTTCTCTCAGTTTGCGATTATCCTTTCTTTCACAAGGTTTAAAGGATTCATGAAAAATGTTTCAAATATTATCGCTTGGACTTCAGTTGATGAACAAATTCACGCCAACGCCGGAATTTATTTAATCAACAAAATCCGTGAAGAACAACCTGATCTTTTAACTGATTCTGATATTGAAGATATTTACACTTTAGTGGACCAATCTGTAGAGCTGGAAGGTGAAATCCTTGACTGGATCTTTGAGTTGGGTGAATTAAGCGTTTTCTCAAAAGAAGATTTATTAAACTTCATGAAATACCGTGTTGATGACAGTTTAAAGAAAATCAACATGAATACAAGATATAACGTAACCCCTGAACAATACAGACCAATGGTATGGTTCGAGGAGGAGGTTTTCGCAAATTCTATGGATGATTTCTTTGCAAAAAGACCAGTGGATTATACCAAACACGATAAGAGTATTACGGCGAACGATCTTTTCTAA
- a CDS encoding ribonucleoside-diphosphate reductase subunit alpha, whose translation MEEQSANIWWLNEESEQMLNRGYLLKGETVEGAIDRITTAAAKRLYKPELQPAFKEMITKGWISFSSPVWANMGTQRGLPISCFNVHIPDSIEGITHKMGEVIMQTKIGGGTSGYFGELRNRGTAVTDNGKSSGAVSFMKLFDTAMDVVSQGGVRRGAFAAYLDIDHGDIEEFLSIKDIGSPIQNLFTGICVPDYWMQDMIDGDMDKRKIWARVLESRQQKGLPYIFFTDNVNRNKPQVYKDLGLTVNASNLCSEIMLPSSMEESFICCLSSMNLELYDEWKDTGAVKLAIYFLDAVLSEFIDKTEGNYYLQGARNFAMRHRALGLGVLGYHSYLQKNMIPFESFEATQFNARAFRHIKEQSEQASRELANIYGEPELLKGYGLRNTTTMAIAPTTSSSAILGQTSPGIEPFASNYYKAGLAKGNFMRKNKYLAKLLEEKGLDNEETWRTIMLNHGSVQHLKELTEEEKAVFKTFKEISPMEIISQAAQRQQYIDQAQSLNLQIPSTMPVKDVNYLYIEAWKKGVKTLYYQRSSSVSKEMMVNFVTCSSCEA comes from the coding sequence ATGGAAGAACAAAGCGCAAATATATGGTGGCTCAATGAAGAGTCTGAGCAAATGCTAAACAGAGGCTATTTGCTAAAAGGTGAAACTGTGGAAGGGGCAATCGACAGGATCACAACAGCTGCCGCAAAAAGATTATACAAACCCGAGCTTCAACCCGCTTTCAAGGAAATGATCACGAAAGGATGGATCAGTTTCTCATCACCGGTTTGGGCCAATATGGGAACCCAGAGAGGTCTTCCTATTTCTTGTTTCAACGTTCATATTCCGGATAGCATCGAGGGAATTACTCACAAAATGGGTGAAGTGATCATGCAGACGAAAATCGGAGGGGGAACTTCGGGATATTTCGGGGAACTTCGTAACAGAGGAACTGCGGTAACGGACAACGGAAAATCTTCAGGAGCTGTTTCTTTCATGAAATTGTTTGACACGGCAATGGACGTGGTTTCTCAAGGTGGTGTAAGAAGAGGTGCTTTCGCAGCTTATCTCGATATCGACCACGGGGATATTGAAGAATTTTTATCTATTAAAGATATCGGAAGCCCGATCCAGAACCTGTTTACAGGAATTTGCGTTCCTGATTACTGGATGCAGGATATGATCGACGGTGATATGGATAAGCGTAAAATCTGGGCAAGAGTATTGGAAAGCCGTCAGCAAAAAGGTCTTCCTTATATCTTCTTTACAGATAACGTAAACAGAAATAAACCACAGGTTTACAAAGATTTAGGATTAACGGTTAACGCAAGTAATCTTTGCTCCGAAATCATGCTTCCTTCATCAATGGAAGAATCTTTCATCTGCTGTCTATCATCCATGAACTTAGAATTGTACGATGAGTGGAAAGATACTGGCGCTGTAAAACTAGCCATTTATTTCTTGGATGCCGTTCTATCAGAATTCATTGACAAAACCGAAGGAAATTATTATTTACAGGGAGCTAGAAACTTCGCTATGCGTCACAGAGCGCTTGGATTGGGAGTTTTAGGATACCACTCTTATTTGCAGAAAAATATGATTCCGTTTGAAAGTTTTGAAGCTACTCAATTCAATGCGAGAGCTTTCAGACATATTAAAGAACAGTCAGAGCAGGCTTCAAGAGAGTTGGCAAACATTTATGGTGAGCCTGAATTATTGAAAGGATACGGATTGAGAAATACCACTACAATGGCGATCGCTCCTACGACTTCAAGTTCTGCAATTTTGGGACAGACTTCTCCGGGAATCGAGCCGTTTGCTTCTAATTATTATAAAGCAGGTCTTGCAAAAGGAAACTTTATGCGTAAGAACAAATATTTAGCAAAATTATTGGAAGAAAAAGGTCTTGACAACGAGGAAACCTGGAGAACCATCATGCTAAACCACGGCTCTGTACAGCACCTGAAAGAATTAACTGAAGAAGAAAAAGCAGTCTTCAAAACATTCAAAGAAATTTCTCCAATGGAGATTATTTCTCAGGCTGCACAGAGACAGCAGTATATCGACCAGGCTCAATCGTTGAACCTACAGATTCCTTCAACAATGCCGGTAAAAGATGTAAATTACCTTTACATCGAGGCTTGGAAAAAAGGCGTAAAAACCCTTTATTATCAAAGAAGTTCTTCTGTTTCTAAAGAAATGATGGTAAATTTTGTTACCTGCTCTTCTTGTGAAGCTTAA
- a CDS encoding T9SS type A sorting domain-containing protein, producing MKKILFTLCVSCFSIAYSQNLNFIDARFKALILSSSPTNEIAKDINGNPIAIDASGDGEIQVSEAQQVKVLTIKQDPTKKYINPNGNTYDLSNINASYYESHLPEGISDALLFTNLEELYFWETKTANISFVDNSKIKKVQGRPIYFDLPQTSTLTIASPINLSFDNCPGIQTINDVIAYQATINPWVSPENSLTIKNCPQINGNISIDQTELKELYIQNSPITTLTFNSCKYLEKISVPNLSTLTKISVLGANQSIGTAINQNINLIANNCINLQEITADTDHYDTNGAYFSTVNLNGCSSLKKIKGLNASIIDLSTAGLLNLEELDCAYYNRYIYNTTSGVYFGSATSLNLSGLPKLKVLKAFNQPITNNVNFSIATTLEDIDITGSCGYMSTVNVSNLSNLHTLKTSRVSTLNTQGNDDLQKIMAKNCTSLTNLVFNDNGHLKELDIQNCPAIQRLAIGYYLPERDGVFPELNTINVLQCPGIKEIIIHDTQINTLNISQCPALKTLELQGDNLLSSVDVSNNLNLESLGLKSLPLISQVNTSNNIKLKTVYLTNCPQINQLNFSTAINFEGLSFWNMPNLIYVSLRNGSIEEFSDFNSYNTNLHMCVDDAQLSDLQSMYPDIAFTTNCGNFLAINDSKNNKIEIKVAPNPVKDFVFVKSEENIKDVKIYDAQGRMIYNQEFNHEMVRINLSSHPNGTYIMKIKTDKTEVSKKIMKQ from the coding sequence ATGAAAAAAATTTTATTTACTCTATGTGTAAGCTGTTTTTCTATAGCTTACTCTCAAAATCTCAATTTTATTGATGCTAGATTCAAGGCATTAATTTTAAGTTCTAGCCCAACTAATGAAATTGCAAAAGACATTAATGGAAATCCTATCGCAATAGACGCAAGTGGGGATGGGGAAATTCAAGTTTCGGAAGCGCAACAGGTGAAGGTGCTCACCATAAAGCAAGATCCTACTAAAAAATATATTAACCCAAACGGGAATACTTATGACCTTTCTAATATAAATGCCTCTTATTATGAAAGTCATTTACCGGAAGGGATTTCGGATGCCTTGTTATTTACAAATTTAGAGGAACTTTATTTTTGGGAAACTAAAACCGCTAATATCAGTTTTGTAGACAACAGTAAAATTAAAAAAGTTCAAGGAAGACCTATATATTTTGATCTTCCTCAAACGTCTACCCTTACGATTGCTTCTCCTATCAATCTTTCGTTCGACAACTGCCCGGGAATTCAGACTATCAATGATGTTATTGCTTATCAGGCAACGATAAATCCATGGGTTTCACCTGAAAATAGTTTAACAATAAAAAATTGCCCTCAGATTAACGGAAATATTAGTATTGATCAGACAGAGCTTAAAGAATTATATATTCAAAATTCTCCTATTACAACCTTAACATTCAATTCCTGTAAGTATTTAGAGAAAATTTCGGTCCCGAATTTAAGTACTTTAACCAAAATTTCAGTTTTAGGAGCAAATCAATCTATAGGAACAGCAATTAATCAAAATATCAATTTAATTGCTAATAACTGTATCAATTTACAGGAAATCACCGCCGATACAGACCATTATGATACAAATGGAGCTTATTTTTCTACGGTAAATCTTAACGGATGTTCTTCATTAAAAAAAATAAAAGGACTTAATGCATCAATAATTGATTTGTCCACGGCAGGATTGCTCAATCTTGAAGAACTTGACTGCGCTTATTATAACAGATATATTTATAATACAACATCAGGAGTCTATTTTGGAAGTGCTACTTCATTAAATCTTTCGGGTCTGCCTAAACTTAAAGTTTTAAAAGCATTTAACCAACCCATTACCAATAATGTCAATTTCAGCATAGCAACAACTTTAGAAGATATTGATATTACAGGATCTTGCGGTTATATGAGTACCGTAAATGTTAGTAATCTCTCAAATCTTCACACATTAAAAACAAGCAGAGTCAGCACATTAAATACACAAGGTAATGATGATCTTCAAAAAATTATGGCTAAAAATTGTACCTCATTAACGAATTTAGTTTTTAATGACAATGGCCATTTAAAAGAATTAGATATACAGAATTGTCCTGCTATACAGAGATTAGCAATCGGTTATTATCTTCCGGAAAGAGATGGTGTTTTCCCTGAATTAAATACAATTAATGTATTACAATGTCCTGGTATTAAAGAAATTATTATTCACGATACACAAATAAATACCTTAAATATTTCACAATGCCCTGCTTTAAAAACACTAGAACTTCAGGGAGATAATTTACTATCTTCAGTTGATGTTTCTAATAATCTTAATTTGGAATCTCTTGGTTTAAAATCATTACCTTTAATATCACAGGTAAATACTTCAAACAACATTAAATTAAAAACTGTATATCTTACTAATTGTCCACAAATAAACCAATTGAATTTTTCTACTGCAATAAATTTCGAAGGACTTTCGTTTTGGAATATGCCCAATCTTATCTATGTGAGTCTAAGAAATGGATCTATAGAAGAATTTAGTGATTTTAACAGTTACAACACAAATCTCCACATGTGTGTTGATGATGCTCAGTTAAGCGATCTGCAATCCATGTATCCTGACATTGCATTCACTACAAATTGTGGAAACTTTTTAGCAATAAACGATTCAAAAAATAATAAAATTGAAATTAAAGTTGCTCCAAATCCCGTAAAAGATTTTGTCTTTGTAAAATCTGAAGAAAATATTAAAGATGTAAAAATATATGATGCACAAGGAAGAATGATTTATAATCAGGAATTCAATCATGAAATGGTGAGAATTAATCTTTCATCTCATCCGAACGGTACATATATAATGAAAATTAAAACCGATAAAACGGAGGTTTCAAAAAAAATAATGAAGCAATAG
- a CDS encoding DUF72 domain-containing protein, producing the protein MKFGQVEDPSKIDFTLPKDHAKTKEILNQNKKGLENISIGCAKWNKTDLKGFYPKGTKDELSYYATQFNSIELNATFYGMPTPEQVQTWKEKTPENFKFFPKITNTVSHFRRLLNIEDVVTQFATAVLNFDQKLGMVFLQLHDNFKPKDYERLEKFVKDWPKEVPLAIELRNTEWFTDEEVFNTTCDLFEANNITNIIVDTAGRRDMLHMRLTTPNAFIRYVGANAESDYERLDDWLKHLTQWKEEGLQNVYFFVHQNIEKASPLLSAYFIKKMNDEWKTDILIPKMAIENTGTLF; encoded by the coding sequence ATGAAATTCGGACAAGTAGAAGATCCTTCAAAAATAGATTTTACATTACCAAAAGATCACGCCAAAACAAAGGAAATTTTAAACCAAAATAAAAAAGGCTTAGAAAATATTTCTATCGGATGTGCAAAATGGAATAAAACAGACCTTAAAGGCTTCTATCCGAAGGGAACAAAGGACGAGTTGTCATATTATGCCACACAATTCAATTCAATTGAATTAAACGCTACTTTCTACGGAATGCCGACTCCGGAACAGGTACAGACGTGGAAAGAAAAAACACCCGAAAATTTTAAATTTTTCCCGAAAATAACCAATACCGTTTCACATTTCAGAAGGCTTTTGAATATCGAAGATGTAGTAACTCAGTTTGCAACTGCTGTTTTAAATTTTGACCAGAAACTGGGAATGGTTTTCCTGCAGCTTCATGACAATTTTAAACCAAAAGATTATGAAAGGCTGGAAAAATTCGTGAAAGACTGGCCAAAAGAAGTTCCGCTGGCCATAGAGCTGAGAAATACAGAATGGTTTACGGATGAAGAGGTCTTCAATACAACCTGCGATCTTTTCGAGGCTAACAATATTACCAATATTATCGTCGACACAGCAGGACGAAGAGATATGCTGCACATGCGCCTTACGACTCCCAATGCATTTATTCGCTATGTAGGGGCAAATGCGGAAAGCGATTATGAAAGATTGGACGATTGGTTAAAACATTTAACTCAATGGAAAGAGGAAGGTTTACAAAATGTATATTTCTTTGTTCATCAAAATATAGAAAAGGCTTCACCACTACTTTCGGCTTATTTTATCAAAAAAATGAATGATGAATGGAAAACAGACATCTTAATTCCCAAAATGGCGATAGAGAACACTGGGACATTATTTTAA